A genomic region of Mus musculus strain C57BL/6J chromosome 7, GRCm38.p6 C57BL/6J contains the following coding sequences:
- the P2ry2 gene encoding P2Y purinoceptor 2 → MAADLEPWNSTINGTWEGDELGYKCRFNEDFKYVLLPVSYGVVCVLGLCLNVVALYIFLCRLKTWNASTTYMFHLAVSDSLYAASLPLLVYYYARGDHWPFSTVLCKLVRFLFYTNLYCSILFLTCISVHRCLGVLRPLHSLRWGRARYARRVAAVVWVLVLACQAPVLYFVTTSVRGTRITCHDTSARELFSHFVAYSSVMLGLLFAVPFSVILVCYVLMARRLLKPAYGTTGGLPRAKRKSVRTIALVLAVFALCFLPFHLTRTLYYSFRSLDLSCHTLNAINMAYKITRPLASANSCLDPVLYFLAGQRLVRFARDAKPPTEPTPSPQARRKLGLHRPNRTVRKDLSVSSDDSRRTESTPAGSETKDIRL, encoded by the coding sequence ATGGCAGCAGACCTGGAACCCTGGAATAGCACCATCAATGGCACCTGGGAGGGGGACGAACTGGGATACAAGTGTCGTTTCAACGAGGACTTCAAGTACGTGCTGTTGCCCGTGTCCTATGGCGTGGTGTGCGTGCTCGGGTTGTGCCTGAACGTCGTGGCTCTCTATATCTTCCTATGCCGCCTCAAAACCTGGAACGCCTCCACCACCTACATGTTTCACCTGGCAGTTTCGGACTCTCTCTACGCAGCGTCCCTGCCGCTGTTGGTTTATTACTACGCCCGGGGTGACCACTGGCCATTTAGCACGGTGCTCTGCAAGCTGGTGCGTTTCCTCTTCTACACCAACCTCTACTGCAGCATCCTCTTCCTCACCTGCATCAGCGTGCACCGGTGCCTGGGAGTCCTGCGCCCTCTGCACTCCCTGCGTTGGGGCCGGGCCCGTTATGCCCGCCGGGTGGCTGcggttgtgtgggtgctggtgctggccTGCCAGGCACCCGTGCTCTACTTCGTCACCACCAGCGTGCGGGGAACCCGGATCACTTGCCATGACACCTCGGCCCGAGAGCTCTTTAGCCATTTTGTGGCTTACAGCTCCGTCATGCTGGGTCTGCTTTTTGCTGTGCCCTTTTCCGTAATCCTGGTCTGTTACGTGCTTATGGCCAGGCGGCTGCTCAAACCGGCTTATGGGACCACAGGAGGTCTGCCTCGGGCCAAGCGCAAGTCTGTGCGCACCATTGCCTTGGTACTGGCCGTCTTcgccctctgcttcctgcctttcCACCTCACGCGCACCCTCTACTACTCCTTCCGATCACTTGACCTCAGCTGCCACACCCTCAACGCCATCAACATGGCATATAAGATCACCCGGCCGCTGGCCAGCGCCAACAGTTGTCTTGACCCGGTACTCTACTTCCTGGCAGGGCAGAGACTTGTCCGCTTTGCCCGAGATGCCAAGCCACCCACGGAGCCTACCCCCAGCCCACAGGCTCGTCGCAAGCTGGGCCTGCACAGGCCTAACAGAACTGTGAGGAAAGATTTGTCAGTCAGCAGTGACGACTCAAGACGGACAGAGTCCACACCAGCTGGAAGTGAGACTAAGGACATTCGGCTATAG